A stretch of Lathyrus oleraceus cultivar Zhongwan6 chromosome 6, CAAS_Psat_ZW6_1.0, whole genome shotgun sequence DNA encodes these proteins:
- the LOC127092849 gene encoding putative disease resistance protein RGA3, whose product MDPSSLFGIAQFFIDKLASLAAEELSLALGVKQDLLEIQNKVSFIKAVLLDAEQKQKQNNELGEWLKQIKRILSTAEDVIDDFECEALRKQVVNTSGSVRRKVRHFVSSSNPLIYRVKMAHRIKDIKERLDKVAEIRDKFGLQIIDSDNRVVQRRETHSGVNESDVIGRGKDKQKIVKLLLEDSYSEKLSIVTIVGIGGLGKTTLAKAVFNDKSVVEFFPLKMWICVSNDFDFENLVVKIINSVPSQNHHENVRNLGLEQLLKKVRNALAGQKFLLVLDDVWNEDRVKWEELKDLIQIGGQGCKVIVTTRSLKVAEMMGTHSSSLDLQGLSREDSLSVFYKWAFKEGEEKRHPELMEIGKCIVDKCGGVPLALRTLGSSLFLKVDVREWMFVRDNEIWNLPQKEDDILHAIKLSYDQLPSYLKRCFACFSLFEKDFQFNSFHTIVLWEALGFLQSPHKGETLKDIGNQYLHELQSRSFLQDFIDYGSAYKFKLHDLVHDLALYVSRDEFQLLSSSSENISENALHLSYTKSHLLGKTDFPLGLRTILFPVGVNNEAFLNTLVSRCKYLRVLQINNSGYESLPHSIGKLKHLRYLNLEDNEELKSLPDSVCKLQNLINLNLSGCIELQELPNGIGNLISLQQLHITTRQSKFPDKEIAKLTSLEILTLVSCDKLKSLFEGIELPSLKYLDIGSCRSLRYVPLHVIPNLESLSIDGCNKLKLSMGHDDNQIAKLRLKLLYLESLPQLATFPQWLRGCAETLQSLVIVDCDNLDELPMWLSTLFCLKTLSIENCPGLLSLPDDVHHLANLEYLKMKGCPGLCRRYQPKVGQDWPKISHIKQVIIESLELEN is encoded by the coding sequence ATGGATCCATCTTCTCTCTTCGGAATCGCACAGTTCTTCATCGACAAACTCGCTTCTCTTGCCGCCGAAGAACTTTCTCTAGCTCTCGGTGTCAAACAAGATTTACTTGAGATCCAAAACAAAGTCTCATTCATCAAAGCAGTGTTGCTGGACGCCGAGCAAAAGCAGAAGCAAAACAACGAGCTTGGCGAATGGTTGAAACAGATTAAGCGCATCTTATCAACCGCCGAAGACGTTATTGACGATTTCGAATGCGAAGCACTAAGGAAACAAGTCGTCAACACCTCCGGCAGCGTCAGAAGGAAGGTAAGGCATTTTGTTTCGAGTTCAAATCCTCTTATTTATCGCGTTAAAATGGCGCATCGTATCAAAGATATCAAAGAAAGATTAGATAAAGTTGCGGAAATTAGAGATAAGTTTGGCCTTCAAATCATTGACAGTGATAACCGTGTTGTGCAAAGGCGCGAAACTCATTCTGGTGTAAATGAATCTGATGTGATAGGAAGGGGAAAAGATAAACAGAAAATTGTAAAGCTATTATTGGAGGATAGTTATAGTGAAAAACTATCTATTGTTACTATTGTGGGAATTGGGGGTTTGGGGAAGACAACGCTTGCAAAAGCTGTGTTTAATGATAAGAGTGTAGTTGAATTTTTTCCATTGAAGATGTGGATATGTGTGTCCAATGATTTTGATTTTGAGAATCTGGTTGTTAAGATCATCAATTCTGTTCCTAGCCAAAATCACCACGAGAATGTTCGAAACCTTGGTTTGGAACAACTGCTAAAGAAAGTAAGGAATGCGCTTGCTGGTCAAAAGTTCTTACTCGTGTTGGACGATGTATGGAATGAGGATCGTGTCAAATGGGAAGAATTGAAAGATTTAATTCAAATTGGTGGTCAAGGATGTAAAGTCATAGTGACGACGCGGAGCCTAAAAGTTGCCGAGATGATGGGCACTCACTCGTCGTCTCTTGATTTGCAAGGTCTTTCTCGAGAGGATTCTTTGTCTGTGTTTTACAAATGGGCTTTCAAAGAAGGAGAGGAAAAAAGACATCCTGAATTGATGGAGATTGGGAAATGTATTGTAGATAAATGCGGAGGAGTTCCGTTGGCGCTAAGAACATTAGGGAGTTCACTTTTCTTAAAAGTTGATGTACGAGAATGGATGTTTGTGCGGGACAATGAGATTTGGAACTTACCACAAAAAGAAGATGACATTTTGCATGCTATCAAGTTAAGTTATGATCAGTTACCTTCTTATTTGAAGCGATGCTTTGCTTGTTTCTCCCTCTTTGAGAAAGACTTCCAATTCAACAGTTTTCATACTATTGTACTTTGGGAGGCACTTGGTTTTCTTCAATCACCACATAAGGGTGAAACATTGAAAGATATTGGCAATCAATATTTACATGAATTACAGTCAAGATCTTTTCTTCAGGATTTTATTGACTATGGCAGTGCTTACAAATTCAAATTGCACGATTTAGTGCATGATCTTGCATTGTATGTTTCAAGAGACGAGTTTCAATTGTTGAGCTCCTCTAGTGAAAACATATCTGAGAATGCCTTACATTTGTCGTATACTAAAAGTCATTTGCTTGGAAAAACCGACTTTCCCCTAGGTTTGAGAACCATACTTTTTCCTGTTGGAGTCAACAATGAAGCTTTCTTGAATACTTTGGTGTCAAGATGCAAATACTTGCGGGTTTTGCAAATAAATAATTCTGGATATGAGAGTTTGCCTCACTCCATTGGTAAGTTAAAACACTTACGATATCTCAATCTTGAAGATAATGAAGAACTCAAGAGTCTCCCTGATTCGGTGTGCAAACTCCAAAATTTAATAAATTTGAATCTCAGTGGATGCATAGAGCTACAAGAATTGCCCAATGGAATAGGAAACCTAATCAGCCTTCAACAACTACACATAACCACAAGGCAATCTAAATTTCCAGACAAAGAGATTGCAAAGTTGACTTCCCTGGAGATATTAACTCTTGTTTCTTGTGACAAATTGAAGTCATTGTTTGAAGGAATAGAGCTCCCTAGTCTTAAATATTTGGATATTGGTTCTTGTCGGAGTCTGAGATATGTGCCTCTTCATGTTATTCCAAACTTAGAGAGTTTGTCTATTGATGGCTGCAATAAGTTGAAATTGTCAATGGGCCATGATGACAACCAAATTGCCAAGTTGAGGTTAAAGTTATTGTATCTCGAATCTTTGCCCCAGCTGGCGACTTTTCCTCAGTGGTTGCGAGGTTGTGCGGAAACATTACAGTCCTTGGTAATTGTTGATTGTGACAATCTTGATGAGCTTCCTATGTGGTTGTCAACTCTGTTTTGTCTCAAAACACTTTCAATTGAAAATTGTCCAGGACTGCTTTCACTCCCGGATGATGTCCATCACCTGGCAAACCTTgaatatttgaaaatgaaaggATGTCCTGGATTATGCAGAAGATATCAGCCCAAAGTTGGACAGGATTGGCCCAAGATATCACATATCAAACAAGTTATCATTGAATCACTAGAACTAGAAAATTAA